A genomic region of Pseudomonas abietaniphila contains the following coding sequences:
- the purH gene encoding bifunctional phosphoribosylaminoimidazolecarboxamide formyltransferase/IMP cyclohydrolase yields MTDQTTRLPIRRALISVSDKTGILEFARELEALGVEILSTGGTFKLLKDNGVAAVEVADYTGFAEMMDGRVKTLHPKIHGGILGRRGTDDAIMAEHGIKPIDLVAVNLYPFEATVSKPGCDLPTAIENIDIGGPTMVRSAAKNHKDVAIVVNASDYSQVLESLKAGGLTYAQRFDLMLKAFEHTAAYDGMIANYLGSVDQSAETLSTEGRSEFPRTFNTQFIKAQEMRYGENPHQSAAFYVEAKPAEVGIATATQLQGKELSYNNVADTDAALECVKSFVKPACVIVKHANPCGVAVSPDAEGGIRQAYELAYATDSESAFGGIIAFNRQLDAETAKAIVERQFVEVIIAPSVSAEAQAIVASKANVRLLTSGQWDSERAPAWDYKRVNGGLLVQSRDIGMITADDLKVVTKRAPSEQEIHDLIFAWKVAKYVKSNAIVYAKNRQTIGVGAGQMSRVNSARIAAIKAEHAGLQVQGAVMASDAFFPFRDGIDNAAKVGITAVIQPGGSMRDNEVIAAADEAGIAMVFTGMRHFRH; encoded by the coding sequence ATGACCGACCAGACTACCCGCCTGCCGATCCGCCGCGCCTTGATCAGCGTTTCCGACAAGACCGGGATCCTTGAATTCGCCCGTGAACTCGAAGCCCTCGGCGTCGAGATCCTCTCCACTGGCGGCACCTTCAAGCTGCTCAAGGACAACGGCGTCGCAGCGGTAGAAGTCGCGGATTACACCGGCTTTGCAGAAATGATGGACGGTCGCGTCAAGACCCTTCACCCGAAAATCCACGGGGGCATTCTGGGACGTCGCGGCACCGACGACGCCATCATGGCCGAACACGGCATCAAGCCGATCGACCTGGTGGCCGTGAACCTGTATCCGTTCGAAGCCACGGTTTCCAAGCCAGGCTGCGACCTGCCGACCGCTATCGAAAACATCGACATCGGCGGCCCTACCATGGTCCGTTCGGCCGCGAAAAACCATAAAGACGTCGCCATCGTGGTCAACGCGAGCGATTACAGCCAGGTGCTGGAAAGCCTCAAGGCCGGTGGTCTGACCTACGCACAGCGTTTCGACCTGATGCTCAAGGCGTTCGAACACACCGCCGCCTACGACGGCATGATCGCCAACTACCTGGGCAGCGTCGACCAGAGCGCCGAAACCCTGTCGACCGAAGGCCGCAGCGAATTCCCGCGCACCTTCAATACACAGTTCATCAAGGCTCAGGAAATGCGCTACGGCGAGAACCCGCATCAGAGCGCGGCGTTCTACGTTGAAGCCAAACCCGCCGAAGTCGGCATTGCCACCGCAACCCAGTTGCAGGGCAAAGAACTCTCCTACAACAACGTCGCCGATACCGACGCTGCACTGGAATGCGTGAAGAGCTTCGTCAAGCCGGCCTGCGTCATCGTCAAGCACGCCAACCCGTGCGGCGTAGCGGTCAGCCCGGACGCCGAAGGCGGCATTCGTCAGGCGTACGAGCTGGCTTATGCCACCGACAGCGAGTCGGCCTTCGGCGGCATCATCGCCTTTAACCGTCAACTGGACGCCGAGACCGCCAAGGCCATCGTCGAGCGCCAGTTCGTCGAAGTGATCATCGCCCCAAGCGTCAGCGCCGAAGCCCAGGCCATCGTTGCCAGCAAAGCCAACGTTCGTCTGTTGACCAGCGGCCAGTGGGACAGCGAACGCGCTCCGGCGTGGGACTACAAACGCGTCAATGGCGGCCTGCTGGTGCAGAGCCGTGACATCGGCATGATCACCGCCGACGATCTGAAAGTCGTGACCAAGCGCGCGCCGAGCGAGCAGGAAATCCACGACCTGATCTTCGCCTGGAAAGTCGCCAAGTATGTCAAATCCAACGCCATCGTCTACGCCAAGAACCGTCAGACCATCGGTGTCGGCGCCGGCCAGATGAGCCGTGTGAACTCCGCACGCATCGCGGCCATCAAGGCCGAGCACGCAGGCCTGCAGGTTCAGGGCGCGGTCATGGCGTCGGACGCTTTCTTCCCGTTCCGTGACGGCATCGACAACGCCGCCAAGGTCGGCATCACTGCGGTGATCCAGCCGGGCGGCTCGATGCGCGACAACGAAGTGATTGCAGCGGCCGACGAAGCCGGAATCGCCATGGTCTTCACGGGCATGCGCCATTTCCGTCACTGA
- the fis gene encoding DNA-binding transcriptional regulator Fis encodes MTMMTETLVSGTTPVSDNVNLKQHLNTPSEEGQTLRGSVEKALHNYFAHLEGAAVTDVYNLVLSEVEAPLLECVMNYVKGNQTKASELLGLNRGTLRKKLKQYDLL; translated from the coding sequence ATGACGATGATGACAGAGACTTTAGTGAGTGGAACAACACCCGTGAGCGACAACGTCAATTTGAAACAGCACCTCAACACGCCAAGCGAAGAAGGTCAGACCCTTCGTGGAAGCGTCGAAAAGGCGCTGCACAATTATTTCGCTCACCTTGAAGGTGCTGCCGTCACTGATGTTTACAATCTCGTGCTCTCGGAAGTCGAAGCGCCTTTGCTCGAGTGCGTGATGAATTACGTCAAGGGCAACCAGACGAAGGCGTCCGAACTGCTCGGTCTGAACCGTGGCACCTTGCGCAAGAAACTCAAGCAGTACGACCTGCTGTAA
- the dusB gene encoding tRNA dihydrouridine synthase DusB encodes MSAVRIGPYTLQNGLILAPMAGVTDQPFRQLCRQLGAGLVVSEMVTSDMSLWNSRKSRLRMIHEGDPEPRSVQIAGGDPQMLADAARANVELGAQIIDINMGCPAKKVCNKAAGSALLKDEQLVTEILHAVVAAVDVPVTLKIRTGWDRANKNGLTVARIAEQAGIQALAVHGRTRADLYTGEAEYDTIAAIKQAVSIPVFANGDIDSPEKARHVLHATGADGLLIGRAAQGRPWIFREIEHYLRTGEKLPALALGEVERILLEHLAALHTFYGDVMGVRIARKHVGWYLATLPGAREFRAHFNRLEGTEAQCANVREFFAERYKSPEAGNEQEVAA; translated from the coding sequence ATGTCGGCGGTACGCATCGGCCCATATACATTGCAGAACGGCTTGATTCTCGCCCCCATGGCGGGCGTCACCGACCAGCCCTTCCGGCAGCTCTGTCGCCAACTCGGCGCAGGTCTGGTGGTGTCGGAAATGGTCACCAGTGACATGAGCCTGTGGAACAGCCGCAAATCGCGGTTACGCATGATTCACGAAGGTGATCCCGAACCCCGTTCGGTACAGATCGCCGGTGGAGATCCGCAGATGCTTGCGGATGCAGCACGCGCCAACGTCGAACTTGGCGCACAGATCATCGATATCAACATGGGCTGTCCGGCGAAAAAGGTCTGCAACAAGGCCGCTGGTTCCGCACTGTTGAAAGATGAGCAGTTGGTGACCGAAATCCTGCACGCGGTGGTCGCGGCAGTCGACGTGCCGGTCACCCTGAAGATTCGTACCGGCTGGGACCGGGCGAACAAAAATGGTCTGACGGTCGCCAGAATCGCCGAACAAGCCGGAATCCAGGCCTTGGCGGTGCATGGTCGAACCCGCGCGGATCTCTACACCGGTGAAGCCGAGTACGACACCATCGCTGCAATCAAGCAGGCGGTGTCGATTCCGGTGTTCGCCAACGGCGACATCGATTCACCGGAAAAAGCCCGGCACGTCTTGCACGCGACCGGTGCCGATGGACTGTTGATTGGCCGGGCCGCCCAAGGGCGCCCATGGATTTTTCGCGAGATAGAACACTACTTGCGCACCGGGGAAAAACTCCCTGCGCTGGCGTTGGGTGAAGTGGAACGCATTCTGCTAGAGCATCTGGCCGCGCTTCACACGTTCTATGGCGACGTTATGGGCGTGCGGATCGCCCGTAAACACGTCGGCTGGTATCTCGCAACCTTGCCGGGCGCCAGGGAGTTTCGCGCCCATTTCAATCGTTTGGAAGGTACGGAAGCACAGTGCGCCAACGTTCGGGAATTCTTTGCCGAACGCTATAAAAGCCCGGAAGCAGGGAACGAACAAGAGGTGGCCGCATGA
- a CDS encoding DUF3426 domain-containing protein, with product MTDSFVTQCPHCQTSFRVSHAQLSVARGMVRCGSCLQVFNAAKQLLEQRIGAANASAEPPAPAVSAPVPTPGPVETPAVLASHSVTVPEPAPLPVKRETRNVDVDSLDLDDLDVELARLEQREIQLPESFGRASHARDHDEVESFSARRDEPEVSTEHWDHGLSHDDVNHLPELRAEVIVERDDHDPLDEPQVGEDIDRDDDQRTEPSLSLNTDDIDDEPTHARLRHVETEIDEPHASERFSALDGDDARDPAHRHEDDDEDERPQAHGKRERSEPALRDRALLDLTDDPLQLAWQKPKPRTGRRVLWLLLVLIALGALAGQYIWYHFDELARQDQYRPWFQEICPQVGCKVPSKVDIKLLKSSNLVVRSHPEFQGALVVDAIIYNRASFSQPFPLLELRFADTSGQLIASRRFKPGEYLSGELAGKDEMPPQTPIHIALDILDPGPKAVNYSLSFRSPE from the coding sequence ATGACCGACAGCTTCGTCACCCAGTGCCCGCACTGCCAGACCAGTTTCCGCGTCAGCCACGCCCAGTTGAGCGTTGCTCGAGGCATGGTGCGCTGCGGCTCTTGCCTGCAAGTGTTCAACGCCGCGAAACAACTGCTGGAGCAACGGATCGGGGCCGCGAACGCCAGCGCGGAACCGCCAGCGCCCGCCGTGTCCGCGCCGGTCCCGACACCCGGACCGGTGGAAACGCCTGCCGTCCTCGCGAGCCACTCCGTAACGGTGCCCGAGCCGGCCCCGCTGCCGGTCAAGCGCGAAACCCGTAACGTCGACGTGGACAGCCTGGATCTGGACGACCTCGATGTGGAGCTCGCCCGCCTTGAACAGCGCGAGATTCAGTTGCCCGAATCCTTCGGCCGCGCCAGCCACGCCCGTGACCACGACGAGGTCGAGTCATTCAGCGCTCGCCGCGACGAGCCTGAAGTCAGCACAGAACACTGGGACCACGGGCTGAGCCACGACGACGTCAACCACCTGCCGGAATTGCGCGCTGAAGTCATCGTCGAACGCGACGACCACGACCCTCTCGACGAACCGCAGGTGGGCGAGGATATCGACCGGGACGACGACCAACGCACCGAGCCCTCGCTCTCACTGAACACCGACGACATCGACGATGAGCCGACACATGCTCGTCTGCGCCATGTCGAGACCGAAATCGATGAGCCACACGCGTCCGAACGCTTTTCGGCACTGGATGGCGACGACGCGCGCGATCCCGCTCACCGTCACGAAGACGACGATGAGGACGAGCGGCCGCAGGCCCATGGCAAACGCGAGCGCAGTGAACCGGCCTTGCGCGACCGGGCATTGCTGGACCTGACAGACGACCCGCTGCAACTGGCCTGGCAAAAGCCCAAACCGCGCACGGGTCGCCGCGTGCTCTGGCTGCTGCTGGTGCTGATTGCGCTGGGCGCGCTGGCGGGCCAATACATCTGGTATCACTTCGACGAGCTCGCCCGTCAGGATCAATACCGCCCCTGGTTCCAGGAGATCTGCCCGCAGGTCGGCTGCAAGGTGCCTTCCAAGGTCGACATCAAGCTGCTCAAAAGCAGCAATCTGGTGGTCCGCAGTCATCCCGAGTTTCAGGGCGCGCTGGTGGTCGATGCGATCATTTACAACCGCGCCTCCTTCTCTCAGCCGTTTCCGCTGCTGGAGCTGCGCTTCGCCGATACCAGCGGTCAGTTGATTGCCAGTCGTCGGTTCAAGCCCGGCGAATATTTGAGCGGCGAGCTGGCTGGCAAGGACGAAATGCCGCCGCAGACGCCTATTCACATTGCTCTGGACATTCTCGACCCTGGTCCGAAAGCGGTGAATTACAGTTTGAGTTTTCGCTCGCCGGAGTAA